DNA from Paratractidigestivibacter faecalis:
TCGCTGGGTGGTAACAAGCGAAGTGTGACGTGAGCGCTTCGTCCCAGCACGACGGGACGGGCGCTTTTTTGGTGCCCAGAAAGGGGTCACAGAGGTGGCAAACGAGTACAAGAAGACCACTAACCTGCCGCAGACGGGCTTCCCGATGCGCGCGAGCCTGGCTCAGAACGAGCCCAAGAGGCTCAAGGAGTGGTACGACAACGACGTCTACGCCCAGCTCCTCAAGAAGAACGAGGGCCACGACAAGTTCGTCCTGCACGACGGCCCCCCGTACGCCAACGGCCCCATCCACCTCGGCCACGCGCAGAACAAGATCTCCAAGGACATCATCAACCGCTTCTGGGCCATGCAGGGCTACCAGACGCCCTACGTGCCCGGCTGGGACTGCCACGGCCAGCCCATCGAGCACAAGGTCGAGCAGATGCTCGGCACCGAGAAGTTCAACCAGCTCCCCACCGAGAAGATTCGCGAGCTCTGCCGCAAGATGGCCGTCGAACAGGTCGACACCCAGCGCCAGGGCTTCAAGCGCCTGGGCGTCCTGGCCGAGTGGGACAACCCCTACCTGACCTACGTCAACGACTACGACGCCACCGACGTTGAGATCTTCAAGGCCATCTTCGACAATGGCGCCATCTACCGCGGCCGCAAGCCGGTGCACTGGTGCACCCACTGCCACACGGCCCTGGCCGAGGCGGAGATCGAGTACGGCGACGAGGTCAGCCCCTCCATCTACGTGCGCTTCGTCCTGACCAGCACTCCTGCGGGCCTGGAGAACTACGCCGGCAAGACCGACGTGGTCATCTGGACCACCACGCCCTGGACCATGCCGGCCGACACCGGCGTCATCCTGGGCCCGGACTTTGACTACGTCGCCGTGGTCCACGACGGCCGCGCCGAGATCATGGCCGACGCCCTGAAGGAGCGCGTCTGCGAGATCGCCGGCTGGGACTGCGAGGTGGCCCTGGGCGCCGACGGCCAGCCCTGGCACGCCACGGGCGCCGAGCTTGCCGAGAACACCTACGAGCAGCCCATCTTCCCCGAGTTCCAGGGCCGCTTCATCACCGCCGACTACGTGAGCCTGGACGACGGCACGGGCATCGTGCACACCGCCCCCGGCCACGGCGTGGACGACTACAACGCCGGCTGCAAGTGGGGCCTGGAGCTCGTCATGCCCGTCGACGACGACGGCCGCTTCTACGTGGGCGACACCATCGGCACCGGCGGCCCCTGGTCCGGCATGGACGTCAACGAGGCCAACCCCAAGATCATCGAGTGGCTCCGCGAGAAGGGCACGCTGGTGGCCCACGTGGACATCAACCACAGCTACCCGCACTGCTGGCGCTGCAAGGAGCCCGTCATCTTCCGCGCCACCAGCCAGTGGTTCGTCTCCATGGACAAGCCGCTCGCCGACGGCCAGAGCCTTCGCCAGAAGGCCACCGACGAGCTCTCCCGCGTCGACTTCTACCCGGCGCACGCGGTCAAGCGCATCGGCTCCATGGTCGAGGGCCGTCCGGACTGGTGCATCTCCCGCCAGCGCAACTGGGGCGTGCCCATCCCGGCCTACACCTGTCAGGACTGCGGCGAGACGGTGATGAACGACGACACCCTTGACGCCGTTATCAAGCTCTTCCGCGAGAAGGGCTCCGACGCCTGGTTCACCGACGAGCCGTCCAGCTACCTGGGCGACGCCTGCACCTGCCCCAAGTGCGGCGGCCACAACCTCAAGGCAAACAAGGACATCCTGGACGTCTGGTGGGACTCCGGCGTCTCCCACACCGCCGTCTGCAAGCACCGCGGCTACCTCAAGTTCCCGGCCGACATGTACCTCGAGGGCTCCGACCAGCACCGCGGCTGGTTCATGAGCTCACTCATGACGTCCGTGGCCGCCTACGGCGTGGCGCCGTACCGCTCCGTGGTCTCCCAGGGCTTCACCCTGGACGGTCAGGGCCGCAAGATGTCCAAGTCCCTGGGCAACGTCATCGACCCCAACGCCGAGTGCGACTCCCGCGGCGCCGACGTCATGCGCCTGTGGGTCTCCTCGGTGGACACCTCCACCGACGTCCCCTGCGACGACGCCATCCTCGGCCACGTGGGCGAGGCCTACCGCAAGATCCGCAACACCCTGCGCTTCCTGCTGGGAGAGATCGAGGGTCAGTTTGACCCGGCGACCGACGCCGTGGCCGTAGACGAGCTTCTGCCCTACGACCGTCTGACCCTGGCCCGCATGTGCGAGGTCCACTCCGTGGTGACCGAGGCCTACCGCGGCTACCGCTTCAACGTTGTCTACCGCAACCTCTACGACTACGTGACCGAGCTCTCCAACGGCTACCTCAACGCCACCAAGGACCGCGTCTACTGCGGCCAGAAGGACGGTATCGACCGCAGGAGCGCCCTCACCGTCTGGGCCCAGATCCTCTCCATGCTCGTGCACGACCTGCAGCCCATCCTGTGCTTCACCTGCGACGAGGTCATGGCCTTCCTGCCCGAGTCCATGCGCGACGGCCAGAAGTACGCCGCCCTGCTGGACTGGTACCAGGCTCCCTGGACGCCCGAGGAGTGCAAGGACGAGCTCGCCGCCTACGCCGAGCTCAGCGTCGCCCGCGACGCCTTCACCAAGGCCTTCGAGGAGGCCAAGGTCGCTGGCGCCGTGACCGAGAAGACCTCCCAGGGCGCCAAGGCCGCCCTGGTCCTGCCGCACGAGGCCTACGCGCTTCTCGCCGGCGAGAGCGCCGTGGACCTGTCCGAGGTCTTCGTGTGCTCCGAGGTCAGCGTCTCCGAGGGCGAGGAGCTCTCCTGCTCCGTCGCCCCCGCCGACGGCCAGAAGTGCCCGCGCTGCTGGAACTACCGCACGCTGGGTGCCGACGGTCTCTGCTGCCGCTGCCACGACGCCGTGGCCGACGCCAGCGCGGAGTAGGTCGGCTTGGCCGCCAAGAGGCTGCGCGAATCCGCGGCCGCGCGCCTTGCCCTTCTGGGCGGGGCCGCGGCCGCGGTCGTCGTGCTCGACCAGCTGAGCAAGGCATGGGTGCGCGCCGCGCTCGTGCCGGGCAAGCCCGTGACGCTCATCCCTCACGTCATGGACCTGTCGCTCGTCTACAACACCGGCGCGGCATTCTCCATGGGGGAGGGCAGGGGTGCGCTCTTCGTCCTCATCTGCGCCGTCATCTGCGTGGGCTGCTGCGTGCTCGCCTGGCGCGAGAGGGAGATGCCGCCCGCGCTTCTGGCCACGCTGGGCTGTGTCTGCGGCGGGGGCGTCGGCAACGCCATCGACCGCGTGGTGGCCGGCCGGGTGACCGACTTCTTTGCCACCACGTTCATGGACTTCGCCGTCTTCAACGTGGCCGATGTCTTCATCACCTGCGGCGTCATCCTGGCCTTCGTCCTCTGGTGCCGCTGGGACGCCAAGCGAGAGGGCGACGCCTCTTCCGACTAGCACCCGCCAGCCCAACGTACCTCTCGCCGCGGTTTGCCGGCATTTTCGGACGCTCACGCCATCGTGGGCGTCCGCTTTCACATGCAAACGGCGAGGCGCGTGGGAAAGGCTCGCGGAGCGGGCGGCGAGAAGGACGTGGCGCTAGAACGCGATGTCGGTCCAGGAGTCCAGCCAGAGGTCGGCCTCGTGGCGGAGGGCCTCGCGGGGCTGGCGGGGGTCGGCGCAGCGGACGGCGCAGGCCATCATGCCGCACCCGCGGGCGCTCCTCACGCCGGGGAGGATGTCCTCAAAGACCAAGCAGGCAGCGGGGTCAACGCCCAGTCGCCGGGCCGCCTCCAGGTAGACGTCCGGGTGGTCCTTGGTGGCGTGGGCAACCTCCTTGCCGCAGACCACGGCATCAAAGAGCTCGGCCACGTCAACGCGCGGCGCCATTGCGGAGAGCACGTACGGGTCGTTGGTCGTGGCCAGCGCAATCGGGACGCCGGCCCGCCTCAGCGCGGCCAGGTACTCCCGCGCACCGGGTCTGAGCTCCACGCGTGTCTCGTAGAGGGCATGCCCCAGGCGGTTCCACTCGTCGCAGATGTCGGCCGTCGGCTCGTCCAGCCCGTATGTCTGGCGAACCCACTCGGCGCCGGCCGCAAAGCCGAGGGTCGCCAGCGTCTGGTGCGCCAGGGCGTCGTACTCAATGCCGCGCTGGCCAAAGAAGATGCGGTCGACCTCCTCCCAGAGGCCCTCGGTCGCGGCCAGCGTGCCGTCAAAGTCAAAGATCGCGGCGCCAAACGCCGGTGGCCAGAGCGCCTCCGCACCGTTCCTCTGTGCA
Protein-coding regions in this window:
- the ileS gene encoding isoleucine--tRNA ligase; its protein translation is MANEYKKTTNLPQTGFPMRASLAQNEPKRLKEWYDNDVYAQLLKKNEGHDKFVLHDGPPYANGPIHLGHAQNKISKDIINRFWAMQGYQTPYVPGWDCHGQPIEHKVEQMLGTEKFNQLPTEKIRELCRKMAVEQVDTQRQGFKRLGVLAEWDNPYLTYVNDYDATDVEIFKAIFDNGAIYRGRKPVHWCTHCHTALAEAEIEYGDEVSPSIYVRFVLTSTPAGLENYAGKTDVVIWTTTPWTMPADTGVILGPDFDYVAVVHDGRAEIMADALKERVCEIAGWDCEVALGADGQPWHATGAELAENTYEQPIFPEFQGRFITADYVSLDDGTGIVHTAPGHGVDDYNAGCKWGLELVMPVDDDGRFYVGDTIGTGGPWSGMDVNEANPKIIEWLREKGTLVAHVDINHSYPHCWRCKEPVIFRATSQWFVSMDKPLADGQSLRQKATDELSRVDFYPAHAVKRIGSMVEGRPDWCISRQRNWGVPIPAYTCQDCGETVMNDDTLDAVIKLFREKGSDAWFTDEPSSYLGDACTCPKCGGHNLKANKDILDVWWDSGVSHTAVCKHRGYLKFPADMYLEGSDQHRGWFMSSLMTSVAAYGVAPYRSVVSQGFTLDGQGRKMSKSLGNVIDPNAECDSRGADVMRLWVSSVDTSTDVPCDDAILGHVGEAYRKIRNTLRFLLGEIEGQFDPATDAVAVDELLPYDRLTLARMCEVHSVVTEAYRGYRFNVVYRNLYDYVTELSNGYLNATKDRVYCGQKDGIDRRSALTVWAQILSMLVHDLQPILCFTCDEVMAFLPESMRDGQKYAALLDWYQAPWTPEECKDELAAYAELSVARDAFTKAFEEAKVAGAVTEKTSQGAKAALVLPHEAYALLAGESAVDLSEVFVCSEVSVSEGEELSCSVAPADGQKCPRCWNYRTLGADGLCCRCHDAVADASAE
- the lspA gene encoding signal peptidase II, with the protein product MAAKRLRESAAARLALLGGAAAAVVVLDQLSKAWVRAALVPGKPVTLIPHVMDLSLVYNTGAAFSMGEGRGALFVLICAVICVGCCVLAWREREMPPALLATLGCVCGGGVGNAIDRVVAGRVTDFFATTFMDFAVFNVADVFITCGVILAFVLWCRWDAKREGDASSD
- a CDS encoding HAD family hydrolase; amino-acid sequence: MGFSTDTGFDAQRNGAEALWPPAFGAAIFDFDGTLAATEGLWEEVDRIFFGQRGIEYDALAHQTLATLGFAAGAEWVRQTYGLDEPTADICDEWNRLGHALYETRVELRPGAREYLAALRRAGVPIALATTNDPYVLSAMAPRVDVAELFDAVVCGKEVAHATKDHPDVYLEAARRLGVDPAACLVFEDILPGVRSARGCGMMACAVRCADPRQPREALRHEADLWLDSWTDIAF